A region of Gracilinanus agilis isolate LMUSP501 chromosome 3, AgileGrace, whole genome shotgun sequence DNA encodes the following proteins:
- the LOC123239446 gene encoding zinc finger protein 345-like, whose translation MQSGSRSPRRRLRKRIGYDSARSVLRPGVRFTSGATEPEVDPPVRTVTPLPPSPGAPASPATVPLPLPSAQRLLLTPLLCFCSSPWTRSMEEEGMPERRAAWPQEPLTFRDVAVHFTWDEWRRLGPAQRSLYREVMLETFEHLVALGLPVAKPDVLSRLEQGEAPRDPQPGEWGKGGRQGGACTLEHLLRSSGAGREAQPKGHPAEDASAICGPRRNRREAGRGPPGWPVLFGPSGSSSSTNASPLPPPPSSGAFPELPVPAGFLWAGLLLLLLPLGKAGLWLLPGLPGPLRLSSKSAPWPNSSSFSEGPPEPSKPPSRLRPKSASWRGLVPSPVRLSLLETSPAVIWWESAPRQRPPSRRGSLCHEQQHDTKDPAVHQAIHLRASSQERRQEWECKLSSHHKIYIEQKLFECNECGKNFSQRSSLISHQRIHTGNKPFECKECGKAFYNKSQLTVHQRIHTGEKPFHCKECGKNFSLKSSLISHQRIHTGEKPFECSECGKNFSQRSSLISHQRIHTGEKPFECNECGKNFSQRSSLTSHLSIHTGKKAFACSECERAFYDKSQLILHQRIHTGEKTFLCNECGKAFYRRSQLTEHQRIHTGEKPFECIECGKNFTVRSSLVQHQRIHTGEKPFECTECGKAFYNKSHFSEHQRIHTGEKPFECAECGKNFSLRSSLISHQRIHTGEKPFECNECGKNFNQRSSLIKHQRTHTGEKPFECTDCWKNFSWKSSLISHQRIHTGEKPFECDECGKAYYNKSQLTVHQRTHSGRKSFECNECGKNFSERSSFLKHQKIHTGKKHFEYNEFGNSIIYCTPENSFWAGTL comes from the exons ATGCAGTCTGGGAGTCGTAGTCCCAGGAGGAGGCTACGCAAGCGCATAGGCTACGATTCCGCCCGTTCTGTCCTCCGACCTGGAGTCCGTTTCACGTCAGGAGCGACAGAGCCAGAAG TTGACCCTCCTGTGAGGACCGTGACCCCCCTCCCACCAAGCCCGGGTGCCCCTGCATCTCCCGCCACTGTGCCTTTGCCCCTGCCCAGTGCTCAGCGCCTCCTCCTCACGCCTCTCCTCTGCTTCTGCAGCTCTCCGTGGACTCGGAGCATGGAGGAAGAGGGGATGCCGGAGCGCAGGGCCGCCTGGCCCCAG GAGCCGCTGACGTTCCGGGACGTGGCCGTGCACTTCACCTGGGACGAGTGGCGCCGCCTGGGCCCGGCCCAGAGGAGCCTCTACcgggaggtgatgctggagaccTTCGAGCACCTCGTGGCGCTGG ggcTTCCCGTGGCGAAACCAGACGTGCTCTCCCGCCTGGAGCAGGGGGAGGCCCCCAGAGACCCCCAGCCAGGTGAGTGGGGGAAGGGCGGGCGTCAAGGCGGGGCTTGTACCCTCGAACACTTGCTGAGGAGTTCGGGAGCCGGACGGGAGGCTCAGCCGAAGGGCCATCCTGCCGAGGACGCTTCGGCCATCTGCGGCCCCCGAAGAAACCGCAGGGA GGCTGGTCGGGGGCCCCCAGGATGGCCCGTTCTCTTCGGACCCTCGGGCTCTTCTTCGAGCACCAacgcctcccccctcccccctcccccctcg AGCGGGGCCTTTCCAGAGCTGCCGGTGCCGGCCGGTTTCCTGTGGGctggcctcctcctcctcctcctccctctgggGAAAGCTGGCCTCTGGTTGCTGCCGGGCCTGC CCGGGCCTCTGCGCCTTTCTTCCAAATCTGCCCCTTGGCCGAACTCCTCGTCCTTTTCCGAGGGTCCGCCGGAGCCCTCCAAGCCCCCGTCACGGCTCCGCCCAAAGTCGGCGTCCTGGCGGGGGCTCGTCCCCTCCCCGGTGCGCCTCTCGCTCCTCGAGACGTCTCCGGCCGTCATCTGGTGGGAATCGGCGCCCCGGCAGAGACCCCCTTCCCGGCGTG GGTCCCTTTGCCACGAACAGCAACATGACACCAAGGACCCAGCTGTGCATCAGGCCATTCACCTGAGAGCATCCTCCCAGGAGAGACGACAGGAG TGGGAGTGTAAACTGAGTTCACATCACAAAATTTATATTGAACAAAAActctttgaatgtaatgaatgtgggaaaaacTTCAGCCAAAGGTCATCCCTTATttcacatcagagaattcacactggcaataaaccctttgaatgtaaggaatgtgggaaagccttctaCAACAAATCTCAGCTTACTGTGCACCAGAGAATCCATACAGGAGAAAAACCTTTTCATTGTAAAGAATGTGGGAAGAACTTTAGCCTGAAATCATCACTTATTtcccatcagagaatccatactggagaaaaaccctttgaatgtagtgaatgtgggaaaAACTTTAGCCAGAGGTCATCTCTTATTtcccatcagagaatccatactggagaaaagccctttgagtgtaatgaatgtgggaaaaacTTTAGCCAAAGATCATCACTTACTTCTCATCTGAGTATTCATACTGGAAAAAAAGCCTTTGCTTGCAGTGAATGTGAGAGAGCCTTCTATGACAAATCTCAACTCATTTTacaccagagaattcatactggggagaaaACTTTTttgtgtaatgaatgtgggaaagccttctaCAGAAGATCTCAACTGACTGaacaccagagaattcatactggggagaaacccttTGAGTGTATTGAATGTGGAAAAAATTTCACTGTAAGGTCATCACTTGTCCAgcaccagagaattcacactggagagaaaccctttgagTGCACTGAATGCGGGAAAGCCTTCTACAACAAATCTCACTTTTCTGaacaccagagaattcataccggagagaaaccttttgagtGTGCAGAATGTGGGAAAAACTTCAGCCTAAGGTCATCACTTATttcacatcagagaattcatactggagagaaaccctttgagtgtaatgaatgtggaaaaaacTTCAACCAGAGGTCATCTCTTATTAAACACCAGAGAacccatactggggagaaaccctttgaatgtaCTGATTGTTGGAAAAACTTTAGCTGGAAGTCATCCCTTATttcacatcagagaattcatacaggagagaaaccctttgagtgtgatgaatgtggaaaagcctacTACAACAAATCTCAGCTTACAGTACATCAGAGAACTCATAGTGGAAGGAAATCTTttgagtgtaatgaatgtgggaaaaacTTCAGTGAGAggtcatcatttcttaaacatcagaaaattcatacaGGAAAGAAACATTTTGAGTATAATGAATTTGGAAACTCTATCATATATTGCACACCAGAGAATTCTTTCTGGGCAGGAACCCTTTAA